The uncultured Sphaerochaeta sp. genome includes the window ATATTGCAGTATTCTATGATCGGATGCTCAATCTGGATATTGATGCAAAAAGGGTAATCAAGGAACTGTCTGGATTCCTTTGGACGAATACCAGTACAACCCAGGTCCTCGCTGCAAGTTTCAGGAATATCAGTGAGGTAACCAGTGCCTACGCCAATGGGGCCGGTGTGTGCACGGTCCGTCCAGAGCTGCTTTCAACCGGACTGGCGATGCCTTCCATCAGCCAGGCAGTTGATGACTTTTCCAAGGATTGGAAATCTGTTTTCGGGGAGAAGACTCTGTTGGAGCTTTAGGATGACAGTGCTTTACTGACTGCCTTCTTCCATCCTTTATACCGTTTTTCTCTCTTTGTATCGCTCATCATTGGTTGATAGAGTGCTTTTGCTGGGAGTTGCTCCTCTTCCAGGATGCCTACTGCCTTTGCAGCGATAAGCGCTGGACCCTGTCCACTTAATTCTTCTAGTGCGGCAACGCGAACCTCACAGCCAATGATATCACTCTGTGCTTGCATGAGGAATGAATCGTTGGTAGGACCTCCATCAACTCGGAGGCTGGTTATATCTTGCTTTGCATGTTTGTGCATCAGGAAGACAATGTCTGCGATTTGATAAGCGATCGATTCTTCTGCTGCCCTGACCAGTTCTGCTTTCTTGCACCGCCTATCCAATCCAACGATAACCGCTCTTGCCTCAGGATCCCAGTACGGTGCTCCCAAGCCACTGAATGCTGGCACCATGTAAAGACCTTCAATGTCCTTGGCTTGCCCTGCTAGGATTCCTGCTTCCTTTGCTGAGCCTATAAGCTCAAGGTCCTCAACCAGGTAAGAGATTGTTGCTCCGCTGTAGTTGATGTTCCCTTCCAGGACGTAAGTGACCTTTCCATCAATCCCCCAAGCAAGGCTGGTAACGAGGTCCTCACAGAGCACCGGTACTTGCCCAATATTCATCATGATGGAGGATCCCGTGCCATAGGTGGCTTTGGTCATGCCATCTAAATGACACCCTTGTGCATAGAGCGCTCCTTGAGAGTCTCCGAGCATAGCATGGATGGGAACCTCCCCTGGTAACAGTCCTCCAAGGTCGGTATGTCCGAAGAGAGCGTTGGAATCGCAAATCTCAGGTAAGCTTTCTGTTGGGATGCCAAAGAGTGAAGCTACGCGATTATCCCAATCCAGGTTTGTGATATTCAGTAGCTGTGTCCGTGAAGCATTGGAGTACTCACTTCTAATTGCTTTCTCCTTGCTCAGATGATAGAGTACAAAGCTGTCCATGGTTGAGAGGACAAGCTCTTTTGAATGTGCTGCTTCTCGTACCTCTTTGACGTTCTGGAGCATCCACGCAAACTTGGCAGCGCTGAAGTAGGGTGAGAGGTGCAGGCCGGTTCTCCTGTGAATTTCATCCTTGTCTTTTTCCAGGGCTGCACAGATATCCTTTGCTCTTCCACACTGCCAGACAATGGCATGATAGAGAGGTTTTCCGCTGTTTCTGTCCCACGCAACAGCAGTCTCCCGTTGGTTGCTGATCGCCACAGCCTTGATAAGACTGAGGTCTACCGCAGTGGTTTCCAACAGGTTCTTTGCCGCAGAGAAGAGGTTCTTGATAATCTGTTCAGCATCATGTTCCACCCATCCTTGGTCATTGATGATCTGGCGGTGGGGTACATCTGAACGTCCCTTCAAAGCTCCCTTCTGGTCGAAAAGCAGGGCTTTCGTAGTTGATGTGCTCTGGTCGAATGCAAGGATGAATTGTTCACTCATAGGGTACTCACCTGGGAAATGAAAGTCTTTGTGGAGGCTGCAATACCCTTGGCATCGAGGCCATAATGGGCAAACAGTTCAAGGCTGTTTCCTGTAACCAGGTATTCATCTGGGAAGGCAAGGGTTTTCACCGGTACTGGATGATTGGCACAGACAATCTGACTGACAGTCGCTCCCAGCCCTCCATTGATACTATGTTCCTCAACCGTTACCAGTGCACCGGTCTCCTTTGCAGCCTTGATGATCGCCTCTTCATCGAATGGTTTAAGGGTAGCCATGTCGAGGACCCTGGCCTCTATACCCTCATCACTGAGGAGTTTTGCTGCCTCAAGGGTATGGTAGACAAGTTCTCCGCAGCTAACCAGGGTAACGGTTTTTCCTTCTCGCAGCGTGTTGGCTTTTCCCAAGGTAAAGGGTTTTACTCCCAATTCCTCTGTGTAAATCTGGGGAATTTTCTCTCTTCCTATCCTGATAAAGAAAGCACCCTTTTCTTGTGCGATGGCCCTCACAACCTCTTCAGTTTGTGCAGCATCGCTGGGGAGGATAATGGTAAGCTCTGGGATACAGCGTAGCGTTGCGATATCATGCAGGGTGTGATGGCTGGACCCGAGGGCTCCATAGCTCACTCCTCCGCTCACTCCCAGAACCTTCACATTCTGGTGGGAGTAGGCTACATCAACTTTCAGTTGTTCGAGACTTCTTGCTGTCAGGAAGCAGGCAGGTGCACACACAAATGGATTCTTGCCAACTACCGAGAGGCCTGCTGCCACACCGATTTCATTCTGTTCAGCGATACCGATCTCAACGAATTGATCGGGCAGGGTCTCTACGAACGTATTCAAGGAACATGATCCACGGGCATCACTGCTTATGACGATGACCGAGGGGTCTTTCTTGGCGAGGGCGAGTAGAGCTGTGGTGTAAGCCTCCCTGCAGGCACGGTAATCAGACATTCTGTAGCTCCTTCTCCATGGATTCAAAGTCGAGCATGGCTTGCTCATACAGGTTTTGGTTTGGAACTCCATGGTGCCAGGAGGGAATGTCCTCCATCTCCTTGACCCCTTTCCCCTTCGTGGTATGGGCTATGATCAGAGAGGGTTTGTTCTCCTTGAACGGCGTAGCCTTGAGCGTATTCACTACCTCGGTCATGGAGTTCCCATTGATCTCCTTCACCTCCCAACCAAAGCTTTCCCAGCGTTGGGAAAGTGGCTCCAATCCCATGACATCTTCGGTCGAACCTGATATCTGCAGGTGATTTCTGTCAATGATTGCAACCAGGTTGTCCAGCTTGTAGTGGCTCGCTGCCATTGCAGCTTCCCATACCGATCCTTCGGCAAGTTCTCCGTCCCCCATAAGGGTGAATACCCTGTTTGGCTTGCTATCCTTCTTCAATCCGATCGCCATACCTACCGAGATGGAAAGTCCATGACCCAGAGCCCCGGTGTTCATCTCAATTCCGGGAATCTTGTTGTTTGGATGCCCAATAAGCGGACTCTTGTATTGGCAGAAGGTGGAGAGCAGGCTCTCATCAAAGAACCCACGCTTGGCGAGTGCAGATAGGTATCCTTCCACACTATGACCCTTGGAGAGGATGAAGTAATCCCTTCCCTCCCACTTGGGGTTGGAGGGATCGATGTTCATGACTTCAAAGTAGAGAGCTGTGATCACATCGGTGGAGCTGAGAGCGCCACCGGTATGCCCCGTTTTCGCTTGGTAAATCATGGAAAGCAGGGATTTTCGGATGTCGAGTGCTTGTTGTTTGAGCTCTTGTATAGTCATTACCATCCTCTTTTACTGCATGCTGGGGACATCTTCCCCACGGAGATAGGCCTGTACGTCTTCCTCAATTGGATCGTAGAAATCAGCCTTGATCCCAATGTACTTGCAAGCTTCATAGAGGATGGGAACGATATTCTGGTGAATACCGACACAGTGGTGGATGTACGGACCAGTAACAATCTTCTCTTCTAGACGTTTGATGTTGTCCACCTCAATCCAGAGATAGGTTCCCATGCCCTTAGGGCCAGAGGTGCCTTTTGCGTTACCGAGCAACAGTGAGTACTCTCCGTTGTCTCCGTCAAAGCGGCAAAGAGTCAAATTGCCTCCCTTTGCTTCTGCAGTAAGGCTTCCAGGATGGTCGAAGGCAAGCGGGTAGCCAAGGACGGGCTTTTCTTTTGCCACTGATACTGGCCACGGCCCACAGTGTTGCAAGAGTTCTCCGTTGGGGATGTCGGGGTGACGGATGGTCCAGTCGGCGAAGAAGGACCGGTTTTTATCCATGCCGGCTGCTTCCACCAGAAGAGCGGTTATTGCGCCGTGGATGTCTGTTTCACAAACCACAGGTACACCTTCATCGTTAAGCAAGGCATTGGCAGCACAGGGCATGATACCAAGCTCTCCCTGTAGGGCATTCCAGCACTGGATGGCAACTGCATTGCATCCATACTGCTCTCTCAGCTTTGCCATTGCCACCTTTAGGGCGGCCACTGTTTCCAGCTGTTCTTCAGTAACCTTGATGATCATTGACTCCTTAACATAGGAGATGACCTCTGCTACTGCTTCCTTCTCCTCAGCTTTGCATTTCTTGACCGTTTCTATCAACTCAGGCATTGGGATAGGGGCAAGCTGTACGTTGAACCGCTCGAGTAGTTCCCCTTCATTGCACATGGTGGTCATGAAGTCGTAGGGACGGGTGGAGATCTGGAGAATCCTTATGGACTTGAAGGTCTTTACCGTATTGCAGACAGCAAGGAAGTCACGAATGCCTCTCTCGAAGACTGGATCATTGAGTCTGCAGTTGGTCATGTAGGTAAAAGGTACCCTGAACCGTCTAAGCACTTTGCCTGTTGCAAAGAGGCCGCACTGTGTATCCCTGAGCCGCTCGCCATTGGGCTCTGGTCGCTCATCAAGCGGGCCCCAGAGGAGAACAGGAACACCCAACTCCTTTGCAAGACGTGTTGAGACATACTCAGTGCCGAAGTTGCAGTGGGGGAGGAAGAGCCCATCCACCTTTTCAGCTTTGAATTTCTCCAGAATTTTTACCATATCCTTGTCATCATAGAGGAGACCCTCCTCATTGATGTCTGTAATGTCGACGAATTCGATACCGAGTTCGACGAGTCGATCTCGAGTGAGGTTACGATATTTAATGGCATCCGGTGCACTGAAGATACTTCTACGGGTGGGTGCATACCCTAATCTGATGGTTGGCATGATGCGCTCCTTTATCATGTGAAAAGTATATATGCAGAGTACGACAGTCTGTTTTGTAAGTCAAGGAATAATACTCCATATACTTTCATTTATTTTCATTTGATTTTTATTTAACCAAAAAAGATTGCGATTATGGGAGAGAAATTTGGGAAATTATATGGAATGGTTTGTATTTCTTGCAATATAATTCGCGAGTTTGCGAAATGCTTGCTTTTCAAATTATCCAATATGCTTTAGGATGTTATGCATAAGAAAATAAGGAAGAACAATAAAAATGCTTGCAAACGAAAGGCGTAACAAAATACTGGAATTTATCCAAGAAGATGGAAGTGCACGAGTTAAGACTTTAAGCGAAATGTTTCATGTCAGTGAGCCAACCATTAGGCAAGATTTGGAGGTGTTGGAGAAGGATGGGCATATTGTCCGCGAACATGGAGGAGCATTTTTAAAAACAATGTCTCGTCAGGTAAGCACCCTTACGCTCCAGCACACAGAACATTTGGACGAGAAGAGAAAGATTGCAGAAAAGGCTCTGGAATATATTAAAGATGGTGATAGCCTTATTCTTGATTCAGGGTCAACTGTAACAGAATTGGCTGCAATTTTACATCAGAAAAAAAATCTTACAGTACTTACAAATGCGCTAAATATTGCGTTGTTGGTAGGTTCAAACCCAAATTTTCAACTGATGGTGTCCGGTGGAGAGTTTAAGCCACCCACGCTCTCTTTGACTGGATTGAAAGCTGCCTCATTCTTTGAAACAGCTTTTGTTGATAAATTATTCCTAGCATCAGGAGGCGTTGCGCAGTCTTTGGATCTGACCTATCCAAGTTTTAATGATTTGGTTGTTAAGCGAGCTATGATCAATTCCGCTCATGAAACATATTTGCTCGTTGATTCAAGTAAGTTTGGTAAAACAAGTATAGCATCGCTTGGAAATCTATCACAGATAGACTATATCATTACAGATGCCGGCATCGCTGCAGAATATGAGAAGAGAATACTTGATTTAGGCGTAAAACTTATAAAGGTTTGAGCAGTAGCATGCTGTGTTGTGTATTTAGAGCAAAACACGTTGAGTCTTAATAAATACAAACAGAAAGTGTGTGTTTTCAAGTTAGACTACAAAAAAAAATAAAAACAAGTAAAAATATTCTATAATCTCTAAAACGAAAGAAATAGAAAATATTTTCATTGACAGCTCAAGTTTGCCATATTACCATCGAAGTACAAACCATAAAAAGGAGATTCTACTATGGGAAAGAAACTTGTTGTTTTTGTTTTAGTGGCTTTGCTTTCGTTTACTTTGTTTGCACAAGGGCAAAAGGAAGCTGTCAAGAGTAATCTAATTGTAATTATTACTCCTTCGCACGATAACCCCTTCTTTAAAACAGAGGCTTTGGTGGCTGAAGAGACTGCTAAATCATTGGGGTATGAAACACTTGTATTGTCACATGATGATGATGCCAATAAGCAGGATCAGCACTTCGACACTGCTATTGCAAGTAATGCTGCTGCAATTATTTGTGATAATGCCGGAGCTGATGCAACTATTGGTGCTGTCAGAAAAGCTAAAGAAGCTGGTGTTCCATCTTTCTTAATTGACAGAGAAATCAATGAGACCGGTCTTGCTGTAAGCCAGATTGTTTCCAACAATTATCAAGGAGCTTTGCTGGGCGGAGAGAAATTCGTTGAATTGATGGGTGAAAGCGGTAAGTATGTTGAGTTGGTCGGAAAGGAATCAGATACAAACGCAGGCATTCGTTCAAAGGGTTATCATGAAATAATCGATCAGTATCCTGGACTAGAGATGGTGGCAAGACAGAGTGCAAACTGGAGCCAGACTGAAGCTTTTGAGAAGATGGAATCCATATTGCAGGCTAATCCTGATATCAAGGGTGTGATTAGTGGTAACGATACAATGGCCATGGGTGCGATGGCAGCTTTGAATGCAGCTGGAATGGGTGATGTCATTGTCGTTGGATTTGATGGTAGCAATGACGTTCGTGACTCAATTTTGGCTGGTGATATCAAGGCTACCGTTCTCCAGACTGCTGCAATCAATGCTATCATGGCTGTTGAGCAGGCTGATAAATATATTAAGACAGGTTCCACTGGTCTGCCTGAGAAGCAGCTTACCGATTGTATCTTAATTGATGAATCCAATGCTGCTAAGTTGGACAACTTCATGTTGAAATAAATTGAATAGTAATATAGCTCCTCCAAAAAGAGGAGCTATATTTACAAATTGGGTGGATTCGAATGAAACTTTTACGAAATGCTTTTCTTATCTTAATGATTTCATCGGTTTTTATGTCGTGTACGTTTGTAAAGCATGATGGTTCAAGTACGAGTAAAAATGATGATGGTGTATCCTTTTATTTTGAAGATGAGTCGTTTGATGCTGTTGAATATGTGCATGGTATTTGGGACGATCAAGTTCTTGGCACTTTTAAAGAAGAAGCACGTGAATTGGAAGCGTTGTTGAATGGTTTAAGAACGGATCCCGAAAAAACCAAAGAAGCCTACGGAATACGAAAAGAAGAACTTTCACCATACACATTTATTGTCTCTGGTAGAATTCCTATCAAAGAAGTGAATAGAGAATCTTCAGCAGGATTGCTTGTGTTGGATATTCTCGATTTGAGCGAAGAATCAAACTGCACGATACAGATTGGACCAGTTATCAAGAAAAGTATGGTCAGAGATGCTCTGGAATTTATCAAGTTCGATGATTTCAACAACCAAATTGAATTCGCAAATATCTCACGAGAAATCAATTTTTATATCAGAGACAATATTGTTCCTTCAGTTGATGATTCATGGAAGCCTGGAATGGTTGTTGATTTTCTGGGTGCATTTACGCTCTTTGATGGATCAGAAGAAGTAATGATAACACCAGTCCAACTAGAGTTATGTAGTGGTGATGCCAATGAGTGATCAAGTAATTCTTCGGGCAGAAAATATCCGTAAAGTGTATCCTGGCACCACGGCATTAAAAGGGGTTGATTTTAATGTTTATGAGGGCAAGGTGAATGTACTGGTAGGGGAGAATGGCGCAGGGAAATCTACGCTCATGAAAATACTGTCTGGTGTAGAGACTCCTACAAGTGGAAAATTCTACTTGCGTGATGAAGAATTAACTCATCTAACTCCAAAGACAGCTACACAGAAAGGAATAGGGATTATCTATCAGGAGCTAAGTCTCTTCCCTAACCTCAATGTGGCTGAAAACATCTTTATGAATAAGGAGCTGTTGAAAAATAAAGGGTGGATTGATCACAAAACCCAAGAACAGAAAGCAAAGGAATTATTGAGAAAACTAGAACAAGATATAAATCCTAAAAGAAAGGTTAGTTCCTTGAAAGTCGGCCAACAACAGATAGTGGAGATAGCTCGTGCTCTAGCTGAAGATATTAACATACTTATTATGGATGAACCTACTTCTGCACTCTCAAAAACGGAAGTCGAAATACTATTTAAGATTATTGATGAATTGAAATCAAACGGGGTTTCTATCATTTACATCTCCCACCGGCTAGAAGAACTAATACAGATTGGTGATTACATCACTGTTTTACGTGATGGCGAGTTAATTACGGAAAAGCCAATGAGTGATGTAAATCTTCAATGGATTATCTCTTCTATGGTCGGGGGTGAAGCAAGTAAAATATTTCATTCTGGGAAACGTACGATTGGAGATGTCGTCCTGGAAGTAAAAGATCTTTTTTTTCATGGGCCTGCTGAGGAACCTCTATTGAAAAGTATTTCTTTTGATGTACGAAAGGGAGAGGTTCTTGGTATATATGGGTTACTTGGAGCAGGCAGAACAGAAACCCTGGAGTCAATTATGGGGCTTCATACTGATGCTCGAGGTGAAATATATCTTGAGAATGAACTACTTGGCGAACCCGATATTAAATCAAGAATTAGAAAAGGTATTGCTCTGGTTCCTGAGGATAGGCAGCGAGAGGGCATTGTACAAACAATGAGTGTTTCGCATAACCTTACATTGCCGGGTCTCTGGAGAATAGTCAAACAAAAGATACACATCAGTGGGAGTAATGAGTCAAGCTGTGTAAATGAAACAATTTCAAGCATGTCAATCAAAACTTCCAATTCTGAGAATTCAATCATGTCTCTTAGTGGAGGAAACCAACAGAAAGTAGTATTTGGGAAAAGTCTCTTAACCCAGCCGAAAGTATTACTCTTGGACGAACCCACAAGGGGTATCGATGTTGGAGCAAAAGGTGAAATTTTTAATATCATGAATAATTTAGCTCGGGAAGGGCTTGCAATTATCATGGTTACAAGTGAGTTGAAAGAACTGTTAGCAATTTGTGACAGAGTGATCGTTCTTTCCAAAGGCAAGATTACCGGTAATTTTGGAAAAGAAGAAATTACGGAAGAGAATATTGTAAATGCTTCAACTATAGGGCATATGACTACAGCGCAGAGGTTCGGAGGAAAAGACAAATGAAGAATGCCATTAAAAATAATGATTTCTCTATCGGTATGATTTTACTCAAGTTGAGGACAATTATTGCCCTTGTGCTTTTAGTAATAGTTTTCACAGTGTTATTGAATACTACACGTGGTATAAATTTCCTTCACCCTGTAAACCTCATGACTATAGCAAAACATGTTGCAATTACTGGAATCATGGCAATTGGAATGACTTTTGTCATCTTGACAGGTGGAATAGATTTATCAGTTGGTTCTATTGTAGGGCTCTGTGGAATGATTGCTGGTGGTCTTATCAACGAAGGTATCGTTCTCAATATGTTTGGGGGAACCTTGTACTTGCATGTTCCTCTAATCATTTTCGTTTGCTTAGTGCTCGGTACTGCCATTGGTGGGGTGAATGGATTGCTTATCACTAGGCTGAATGTTGCTCCTTTTATAGGAACGCTTGGGATGATGTATATTGCAAGAGGATTTGCAAATATTCGTTCGGGTGGTGCAACATTTCCTAACCTTCAAGGAAAACCAGAACTAGGAAATACAGGATTTCCAATCCTTGGTGCTGGTAGATTCCTTGGTATGCCCTTATCCGTTTGGTTGATGATAGTACTGATGCTAATTACAATATATGTTGCAAAGAAAACTCCATTTGGAAGGCATATATACGCCATTGGAGGTAATCAACGGGCGGCAGAGCTGTCTGGAATTCAAGTTAAGAAAGTAACAACCCTGGTATATATGTTCTCTGGATTTACTTCGGCCTTGGTGGGGCTGATTATTGCCAGTCAATTAGTTGCTGCTCACCCCGCTACAGGTGAAAGTTATGAGATGAATGCCATTGCTGCGGCTGTCCTTGGTGGAACAAGTCTTTCAGGAGGAATAGGAAGTATTGGAGGGACTATCATTGGCGCTTTTGTAATTGGAGTGTTAAGTGATGGTCTGGTAATGCTGGGTGTGTCTGAGTTCTGGCAGAATGTGATAAAAGGATTGGTGATTCTCGCTGCAGTAATTCTGGACCAAACTCAGCAACGAATAAATGCACGCTCATCGGAGACTCGCGATAAGAAGCAAAGAAAAACAGTCAAAAGCGCATGATAATAATAGAAGCCCCTGTGTTTCAATCTTGCACAGGGGTTTTCTTTCTACTATTCAGAATAGTATGATATTCCTTACAACTCAATCATCACCTTCACAACATCCTGATGCCCCTCGGCAGCATACTCATATGCTTCTACTGCATTCTCAAAAGGAAATACCTTGGAGATCAGGGGTTTGACATCGATAGAACCATTTGCCACCAAGGCTACTGCCCTGTCAAAGGTGTTCGTGTAGCGAAAGAGCGTCTCAATACGAAGGCCACGAACCTGCAGTAAGGAAACATCAAGAGGAACAGTTCCGTTCATCATACCTACCAGTACCACTGTAGCACCGCGTTTGGCACAACGGAAGAAAGAAGGGTAGACCCTTGGGCTACCCGAGGCTTCAAAGAGGCGATCTACCCCTTCATTGTTTGTTTCAGCCATGATGCTTGCCTGTAGATCCTGGTTTGCCACATTGATGGGAATGATATTCTTATAGGAAGCTGCGATGGCTAGCTTCTCCTCTTTTACGTCGCTGATGAAGACCTTGGAGCATCCAGCAGCAAGGCAGGAGATTGCAACCATAATGCCAATGGTTCCTGCTCCTACAACCAGGGCCGTGTCACCAGGTGTTACCTGGGCTTTTTTTGCAGCCTCAATACCTGTTGCCAGCGGTTCCATCATGGCTCCTTCCTGCAGGCTGACACCTTCAGGTAACTTGAAACAGAAACGGGATGGATGTACGACCTGCTCACGCAAGCAGCCATGAATGGGCGGGGTAGCCCAGAAAGAGATATCCGGGTCAAGGTGATAGTTGCCTTCCAATACTTGCTTTGCTTGCAGGTTGGGAACCCCTGGCTCCATGCAGACCAGATCTCCAATCTCTAGGTCGGTAACATGTTTTCCTTTAGCCA containing:
- a CDS encoding transketolase C-terminal domain-containing protein produces the protein MSDYRACREAYTTALLALAKKDPSVIVISSDARGSCSLNTFVETLPDQFVEIGIAEQNEIGVAAGLSVVGKNPFVCAPACFLTARSLEQLKVDVAYSHQNVKVLGVSGGVSYGALGSSHHTLHDIATLRCIPELTIILPSDAAQTEEVVRAIAQEKGAFFIRIGREKIPQIYTEELGVKPFTLGKANTLREGKTVTLVSCGELVYHTLEAAKLLSDEGIEARVLDMATLKPFDEEAIIKAAKETGALVTVEEHSINGGLGATVSQIVCANHPVPVKTLAFPDEYLVTGNSLELFAHYGLDAKGIAASTKTFISQVSTL
- a CDS encoding L-fucose/L-arabinose isomerase family protein, giving the protein MIKERIMPTIRLGYAPTRRSIFSAPDAIKYRNLTRDRLVELGIEFVDITDINEEGLLYDDKDMVKILEKFKAEKVDGLFLPHCNFGTEYVSTRLAKELGVPVLLWGPLDERPEPNGERLRDTQCGLFATGKVLRRFRVPFTYMTNCRLNDPVFERGIRDFLAVCNTVKTFKSIRILQISTRPYDFMTTMCNEGELLERFNVQLAPIPMPELIETVKKCKAEEKEAVAEVISYVKESMIIKVTEEQLETVAALKVAMAKLREQYGCNAVAIQCWNALQGELGIMPCAANALLNDEGVPVVCETDIHGAITALLVEAAGMDKNRSFFADWTIRHPDIPNGELLQHCGPWPVSVAKEKPVLGYPLAFDHPGSLTAEAKGGNLTLCRFDGDNGEYSLLLGNAKGTSGPKGMGTYLWIEVDNIKRLEEKIVTGPYIHHCVGIHQNIVPILYEACKYIGIKADFYDPIEEDVQAYLRGEDVPSMQ
- a CDS encoding transketolase, which codes for MTIQELKQQALDIRKSLLSMIYQAKTGHTGGALSSTDVITALYFEVMNIDPSNPKWEGRDYFILSKGHSVEGYLSALAKRGFFDESLLSTFCQYKSPLIGHPNNKIPGIEMNTGALGHGLSISVGMAIGLKKDSKPNRVFTLMGDGELAEGSVWEAAMAASHYKLDNLVAIIDRNHLQISGSTEDVMGLEPLSQRWESFGWEVKEINGNSMTEVVNTLKATPFKENKPSLIIAHTTKGKGVKEMEDIPSWHHGVPNQNLYEQAMLDFESMEKELQNV
- a CDS encoding DUF2291 domain-containing protein — its product is MKLLRNAFLILMISSVFMSCTFVKHDGSSTSKNDDGVSFYFEDESFDAVEYVHGIWDDQVLGTFKEEARELEALLNGLRTDPEKTKEAYGIRKEELSPYTFIVSGRIPIKEVNRESSAGLLVLDILDLSEESNCTIQIGPVIKKSMVRDALEFIKFDDFNNQIEFANISREINFYIRDNIVPSVDDSWKPGMVVDFLGAFTLFDGSEEVMITPVQLELCSGDANE
- the glpK gene encoding glycerol kinase GlpK, translated to MSEQFILAFDQSTSTTKALLFDQKGALKGRSDVPHRQIINDQGWVEHDAEQIIKNLFSAAKNLLETTAVDLSLIKAVAISNQRETAVAWDRNSGKPLYHAIVWQCGRAKDICAALEKDKDEIHRRTGLHLSPYFSAAKFAWMLQNVKEVREAAHSKELVLSTMDSFVLYHLSKEKAIRSEYSNASRTQLLNITNLDWDNRVASLFGIPTESLPEICDSNALFGHTDLGGLLPGEVPIHAMLGDSQGALYAQGCHLDGMTKATYGTGSSIMMNIGQVPVLCEDLVTSLAWGIDGKVTYVLEGNINYSGATISYLVEDLELIGSAKEAGILAGQAKDIEGLYMVPAFSGLGAPYWDPEARAVIVGLDRRCKKAELVRAAEESIAYQIADIVFLMHKHAKQDITSLRVDGGPTNDSFLMQAQSDIIGCEVRVAALEELSGQGPALIAAKAVGILEEEQLPAKALYQPMMSDTKREKRYKGWKKAVSKALSS
- a CDS encoding NAD(P)-dependent alcohol dehydrogenase; protein product: MKALVLEEKGRLCVRDFPIEEHMGPYDVTVDVKACGICGSDVHYYTEGAIGEFVVKEPMILGHEAAGVVVAKGKHVTDLEIGDLVCMEPGVPNLQAKQVLEGNYHLDPDISFWATPPIHGCLREQVVHPSRFCFKLPEGVSLQEGAMMEPLATGIEAAKKAQVTPGDTALVVGAGTIGIMVAISCLAAGCSKVFISDVKEEKLAIAASYKNIIPINVANQDLQASIMAETNNEGVDRLFEASGSPRVYPSFFRCAKRGATVVLVGMMNGTVPLDVSLLQVRGLRIETLFRYTNTFDRAVALVANGSIDVKPLISKVFPFENAVEAYEYAAEGHQDVVKVMIEL
- a CDS encoding D-ribose ABC transporter substrate-binding protein — encoded protein: MGKKLVVFVLVALLSFTLFAQGQKEAVKSNLIVIITPSHDNPFFKTEALVAEETAKSLGYETLVLSHDDDANKQDQHFDTAIASNAAAIICDNAGADATIGAVRKAKEAGVPSFLIDREINETGLAVSQIVSNNYQGALLGGEKFVELMGESGKYVELVGKESDTNAGIRSKGYHEIIDQYPGLEMVARQSANWSQTEAFEKMESILQANPDIKGVISGNDTMAMGAMAALNAAGMGDVIVVGFDGSNDVRDSILAGDIKATVLQTAAINAIMAVEQADKYIKTGSTGLPEKQLTDCILIDESNAAKLDNFMLK
- a CDS encoding sugar ABC transporter ATP-binding protein, encoding MSDQVILRAENIRKVYPGTTALKGVDFNVYEGKVNVLVGENGAGKSTLMKILSGVETPTSGKFYLRDEELTHLTPKTATQKGIGIIYQELSLFPNLNVAENIFMNKELLKNKGWIDHKTQEQKAKELLRKLEQDINPKRKVSSLKVGQQQIVEIARALAEDINILIMDEPTSALSKTEVEILFKIIDELKSNGVSIIYISHRLEELIQIGDYITVLRDGELITEKPMSDVNLQWIISSMVGGEASKIFHSGKRTIGDVVLEVKDLFFHGPAEEPLLKSISFDVRKGEVLGIYGLLGAGRTETLESIMGLHTDARGEIYLENELLGEPDIKSRIRKGIALVPEDRQREGIVQTMSVSHNLTLPGLWRIVKQKIHISGSNESSCVNETISSMSIKTSNSENSIMSLSGGNQQKVVFGKSLLTQPKVLLLDEPTRGIDVGAKGEIFNIMNNLAREGLAIIMVTSELKELLAICDRVIVLSKGKITGNFGKEEITEENIVNASTIGHMTTAQRFGGKDK
- a CDS encoding DeoR/GlpR family DNA-binding transcription regulator codes for the protein MLANERRNKILEFIQEDGSARVKTLSEMFHVSEPTIRQDLEVLEKDGHIVREHGGAFLKTMSRQVSTLTLQHTEHLDEKRKIAEKALEYIKDGDSLILDSGSTVTELAAILHQKKNLTVLTNALNIALLVGSNPNFQLMVSGGEFKPPTLSLTGLKAASFFETAFVDKLFLASGGVAQSLDLTYPSFNDLVVKRAMINSAHETYLLVDSSKFGKTSIASLGNLSQIDYIITDAGIAAEYEKRILDLGVKLIKV
- a CDS encoding ABC transporter permease; amino-acid sequence: MKNAIKNNDFSIGMILLKLRTIIALVLLVIVFTVLLNTTRGINFLHPVNLMTIAKHVAITGIMAIGMTFVILTGGIDLSVGSIVGLCGMIAGGLINEGIVLNMFGGTLYLHVPLIIFVCLVLGTAIGGVNGLLITRLNVAPFIGTLGMMYIARGFANIRSGGATFPNLQGKPELGNTGFPILGAGRFLGMPLSVWLMIVLMLITIYVAKKTPFGRHIYAIGGNQRAAELSGIQVKKVTTLVYMFSGFTSALVGLIIASQLVAAHPATGESYEMNAIAAAVLGGTSLSGGIGSIGGTIIGAFVIGVLSDGLVMLGVSEFWQNVIKGLVILAAVILDQTQQRINARSSETRDKKQRKTVKSA